A genomic segment from Peribacillus sp. ACCC06369 encodes:
- the raiA gene encoding ribosome-associated translation inhibitor RaiA, giving the protein MNYNVRGENIEVTPAIREYVEKKIGKLERYFNNTPDANVLVNLKVNNNTSKVEVTIPMQNLVLRAEEENADMYAAIDLINDKLERQIRKHKTKVNRKYRNNISTTPEAFAFNTEVDEVVDEFEDDNDIEVVRNKRFDLKPMDSEEAILQMNMLGHSFFVYTNADTNTTNVVYRRKDGRYGLIEPS; this is encoded by the coding sequence ATGAATTACAACGTACGCGGTGAAAACATTGAGGTAACTCCAGCAATTCGAGAATACGTCGAAAAGAAAATTGGCAAGTTAGAACGATATTTTAACAATACACCAGATGCAAATGTGTTAGTGAATTTGAAAGTGAACAATAATACATCAAAGGTCGAAGTGACGATTCCTATGCAGAATTTGGTTCTTCGCGCTGAAGAGGAAAATGCGGATATGTATGCTGCCATTGACTTGATCAATGATAAGCTTGAACGCCAAATTCGTAAACATAAAACGAAGGTCAATCGTAAATACCGGAACAACATATCAACGACGCCCGAGGCATTCGCCTTCAATACGGAAGTTGACGAAGTGGTGGATGAATTCGAAGACGATAACGATATTGAAGTGGTCCGCAATAAGCGCTTTGATTTAAAGCCGATGGACAGTGAAGAAGCGATTTTACAAATGAATATGCTTGGTCACAGTTTCTTCGTTTATACGAATGCGGATACCAACACAACGAACGTGGTGTACCGTCGTAAAGATGGACGCTACGGATTAATTGAACCTAGTTAA
- a CDS encoding flagellar protein FliT: MLIQTFHDLTAELLGVLEDRTIAERDDKIERVTQLIDQRDELLSEVKPPFTGEEQQLGRATILLNQKVDHLLKLQKQEIQRDIQEINKKKKSSNKYTNPYESLSVDGMFYDKRN; the protein is encoded by the coding sequence ATGCTGATTCAAACCTTTCATGATTTGACTGCTGAATTACTTGGTGTTCTGGAAGACCGGACGATTGCAGAACGTGATGATAAAATAGAAAGGGTCACACAGCTGATTGATCAGCGAGATGAACTTCTTTCAGAAGTCAAACCGCCTTTTACTGGTGAAGAGCAACAGCTAGGCCGTGCAACCATATTGCTTAACCAAAAGGTCGATCACTTGCTGAAGCTCCAAAAGCAGGAAATACAGCGGGATATCCAGGAAATAAATAAGAAGAAAAAATCATCTAATAAATACACGAACCCGTATGAGAGTCTATCAGTAGATGGCATGTTCTACGATAAAAGAAATTGA
- the fliS gene encoding flagellar export chaperone FliS, with protein sequence MAINNPYQSYQQNSVNTASPGELTLMLYNGCLKFIVLGKKAIEAGNIEARNTNIIKAQNIIHELMVTLNMDVEVSKEMMSLYDFMNRRLIDANLKNDVAALEEVEGLVTEFRNTWKEVIQMNRKKQFTQSGQV encoded by the coding sequence ATGGCGATAAATAATCCATATCAATCGTACCAACAAAATTCAGTCAATACAGCATCTCCTGGCGAGCTTACATTAATGCTGTATAATGGCTGTTTGAAGTTCATCGTGCTTGGGAAAAAAGCCATTGAAGCTGGTAATATTGAAGCGAGGAATACGAACATCATCAAGGCGCAAAACATTATCCACGAATTGATGGTGACGTTGAATATGGATGTGGAAGTATCCAAAGAAATGATGAGTCTGTATGATTTCATGAATCGCCGTCTGATAGATGCGAATTTGAAAAATGATGTTGCTGCCTTGGAAGAGGTGGAGGGACTTGTTACTGAATTCCGGAATACTTGGAAGGAAGTTATTCAGATGAACCGGAAAAAACAATTTACGCAAAGCGGTCAAGTGTAA